From the Pseudomonas sp. SORT22 genome, one window contains:
- a CDS encoding penicillin-binding protein 1A has product MRLLKFFWWSFVAVICALVLGLSGAFLYLSPSLPSVEALRSIQLQIPLRVYSSDGKLIAEFGEMRRSPIRFADIPPHFIQALLSAEDDNFANHYGVDPSSLMRAATQLLKSGHIQTGGSTITMQVAKNFFLSSERSFSRKTNEILLALQIERELTKDEILELYVNKIYLGNRAYGIEAAAQVYYGKSIRDVSLAQMAMIAGLPKAPSRFNPLANPVRAKERRDWILGRMYKLGKIDEASYQTALAEPINASYHVPTPEVNAPYIAEMARAEMVGRYGSDAYTEGFRVTTTVPSDLQEIANKAVLNGLTAYDERHGYRGPESRFPGKTRDAWLQELSKQRPLGGLEPVIVTEVSKTGLQVLTRAGNQESVAWETMKWARPFLNTNSQGRAPQQPADVAQVGDLIRVQRLDDGSLKFSQVPGAQSALVSLDPNSGAIRALVGGFSFEQSNYNRAMQAKRQPGSSFKPFVYSAALDNGYTAASLVNDAPIVFVDEYLDKVWRPKNDTNTFLGPIRMREALYKSRNLVSIRLLQAMGVGPTIDYISKFGFNKQDLPPNLSLALGTATLTPMEIATGWSTFANGGYKISPYLIERIESRNGETLFTANPPRVPQSEQVEAGIAAPEQPISTQLPGEGLSTVASDPAAAVAQPPAVAERIIDGRTSYILTSMLQDVIKRGTGRRALALGRTDLAGKTGTTNESKDAWFSGYNADYVTTVWTGFDQPETLGRREYGGTVALPIWMSYMGAALKDKPNHAPAEPEGILSLRVDPVSGRAATPSTPNAYFELFKAEDTPPSVNELGNGSAPGSPLPADEAAPIDLF; this is encoded by the coding sequence ATACGCCTGCTGAAGTTCTTCTGGTGGTCTTTCGTCGCAGTCATCTGCGCGCTCGTGCTCGGTCTGAGCGGCGCATTTCTGTATCTTAGCCCCAGCTTGCCCTCGGTAGAGGCCCTCAGAAGCATCCAGTTGCAGATCCCTTTGCGGGTCTACAGCAGCGACGGCAAGCTGATCGCCGAGTTCGGCGAAATGCGCCGCTCGCCCATCCGTTTTGCCGACATTCCGCCGCATTTCATCCAGGCTTTGCTGTCGGCTGAAGACGACAATTTCGCCAATCACTACGGCGTTGACCCCAGCAGCCTGATGCGTGCTGCAACACAATTGCTCAAGTCCGGGCACATCCAGACCGGCGGCAGCACCATCACCATGCAGGTGGCGAAGAACTTCTTCCTCAGCAGCGAACGCAGCTTCTCGCGCAAGACCAACGAGATTCTCCTGGCCCTGCAGATCGAACGCGAACTGACCAAGGACGAGATCCTCGAGCTGTACGTCAACAAGATCTACCTGGGCAACCGCGCCTACGGCATCGAGGCCGCCGCGCAGGTGTACTACGGCAAGTCGATCCGCGATGTCAGCCTGGCGCAGATGGCGATGATCGCCGGCCTGCCGAAAGCGCCGTCGCGCTTCAACCCACTGGCCAACCCGGTGCGCGCCAAAGAGCGCCGCGACTGGATCCTGGGGCGCATGTACAAGCTCGGCAAAATTGATGAAGCCAGCTACCAGACAGCATTGGCCGAACCGATCAACGCCAGCTACCACGTGCCGACCCCAGAAGTTAACGCACCCTACATCGCCGAGATGGCCCGCGCCGAAATGGTCGGCCGCTACGGCAGCGATGCCTACACCGAAGGCTTCCGCGTCACCACCACGGTGCCGAGCGACCTGCAGGAAATCGCCAACAAAGCCGTACTCAACGGCCTCACCGCCTACGACGAGCGTCATGGTTACCGTGGCCCCGAGTCGCGCTTCCCGGGCAAGACCCGTGACGCCTGGCTGCAGGAACTGAGCAAGCAACGCCCGTTGGGCGGCCTGGAGCCGGTGATCGTCACCGAAGTCAGCAAGACCGGCCTGCAGGTGCTGACCCGCGCCGGCAACCAGGAGTCGGTGGCCTGGGAGACCATGAAGTGGGCCCGCCCGTTCCTCAACACCAACAGCCAGGGCCGTGCACCACAGCAGCCTGCCGACGTTGCCCAGGTCGGCGACCTGATTCGCGTGCAGCGCCTGGACGACGGCAGCCTCAAATTCAGCCAGGTGCCGGGGGCGCAGAGCGCGCTGGTATCGCTGGACCCGAACAGTGGTGCGATCCGCGCCCTGGTCGGCGGTTTCTCGTTCGAGCAGAGCAACTACAACCGCGCCATGCAGGCCAAGCGTCAGCCGGGCTCGAGCTTCAAGCCGTTCGTGTACAGCGCTGCGCTGGACAACGGCTACACCGCCGCCAGCCTGGTCAACGACGCGCCGATCGTATTTGTCGACGAATACCTGGACAAGGTCTGGCGGCCGAAGAACGACACCAACACCTTCCTCGGCCCGATCCGCATGCGCGAGGCGCTGTACAAGTCGCGCAACCTGGTATCGATTCGCCTGCTGCAGGCCATGGGTGTAGGCCCGACCATCGACTACATCAGCAAGTTCGGCTTCAACAAGCAGGACCTGCCGCCCAACCTGTCGCTGGCCCTGGGCACCGCAACCCTGACGCCGATGGAAATCGCCACCGGCTGGAGCACCTTTGCCAACGGCGGCTACAAGATCAGCCCATACCTGATCGAACGCATCGAGAGCCGCAACGGCGAGACCCTGTTCACTGCCAACCCGCCACGGGTCCCGCAAAGCGAACAGGTCGAAGCCGGCATCGCCGCCCCCGAGCAGCCGATCAGCACCCAGCTGCCGGGCGAAGGCCTGAGCACCGTGGCCAGCGATCCGGCCGCCGCCGTCGCCCAGCCGCCGGCCGTGGCCGAGCGCATCATTGACGGGCGCACCAGCTATATCCTCACCAGCATGCTCCAGGACGTGATCAAGCGCGGTACCGGGCGCCGCGCCCTGGCCCTGGGCCGTACTGACCTCGCCGGCAAGACCGGTACCACCAACGAATCCAAGGACGCCTGGTTCTCCGGCTACAACGCCGACTACGTAACCACCGTCTGGACCGGCTTCGACCAACCGGAAACCCTCGGCCGCCGCGAGTACGGCGGCACCGTGGCGCTGCCGATCTGGATGAGCTACATGGGCGCTGCACTCAAAGACAAGCCCAACCATGCCCCGGCCGAGCCGGAAGGCATCCTCAGCCTGCGCGTCGACCCGGTCAGCGGCCGGGCGGCGACGCCAAGCACGCCGAACGCCTACTTCGAGCTGTTCAAGGCCGAAGACACACCGCCTTCGGTCAACGAGCTGGGTAACGGCAGCGCACCGGGCAGCCCGCTGCCAGCGGACGAGGCAGCGCCGATCGATCTGTTCTGA
- a CDS encoding pilus assembly protein PilP: protein MSFCGVLASRAWPVQALILTGLLALLAGLAYAVHLRPLMTQAALMVDALAHANADSVEPTAELHSGLQQARWQLSAGSAEPAVFELLSRLAEAHEVAIEQLQVVQASTAEHYLELPVQLRLRGAFSALAEFFADLAAQPRLITVQGLSLKPADAQLLHMELQVRSYQPRSQPQLAPGAQPQAAQRRPVAMLRNPFAPSALAVHADVLQRLALEQLEMVGSLASRGVRYALIQADGRVHRLQVGDRLGRDQGQVAEIGERHVEVIEQVFVAGQGWQARRRTLALR from the coding sequence TTGAGCTTCTGCGGTGTGCTGGCAAGTCGAGCCTGGCCAGTGCAGGCGTTGATACTGACGGGCTTGCTGGCGCTTCTGGCAGGCCTGGCTTACGCCGTGCATTTACGGCCGCTGATGACGCAGGCGGCGCTGATGGTCGATGCCTTGGCGCACGCCAACGCAGACAGCGTTGAGCCGACGGCCGAATTGCACAGCGGCTTGCAGCAAGCGCGCTGGCAATTGTCGGCAGGGAGCGCCGAGCCTGCCGTGTTCGAGTTGCTCTCCCGCCTGGCCGAGGCCCATGAAGTGGCCATTGAACAGTTGCAGGTAGTCCAAGCGTCGACCGCTGAGCATTACTTGGAACTGCCCGTGCAACTGCGCTTGCGTGGCGCCTTTTCGGCGCTTGCCGAATTTTTCGCGGACCTGGCCGCGCAGCCGCGGCTGATTACCGTGCAAGGGCTTTCGCTGAAGCCGGCCGATGCGCAGTTGCTGCACATGGAATTGCAGGTTCGCTCATACCAGCCTCGCTCGCAGCCGCAGTTGGCCCCTGGCGCGCAGCCACAGGCGGCGCAGCGACGGCCGGTTGCGATGCTGCGCAATCCATTCGCTCCATCTGCGCTGGCGGTGCATGCCGATGTCTTGCAGCGCCTGGCGCTGGAGCAGCTGGAAATGGTCGGCAGCCTCGCCAGTCGCGGCGTGCGCTACGCGCTGATCCAGGCTGATGGCCGCGTGCATCGGCTGCAGGTCGGTGACCGCTTGGGGCGTGACCAGGGGCAGGTGGCCGAGATTGGCGAGCGCCATGTCGAGGTCATCGAACAGGTTTTTGTTGCCGGCCAAGGCTGGCAAGCGCGGCGGCGAACTCTCGCCCTGCGCTGA
- the rpmE gene encoding 50S ribosomal protein L31, translating into MKADIHPVYEAVEVTCSCGNKFETRSTLAKALPIDVCNLCHPFYTGKQKVLDTGGRVQKFADRFGMFGAKK; encoded by the coding sequence ATGAAAGCCGATATCCATCCGGTATACGAAGCTGTAGAAGTTACCTGCAGCTGCGGTAACAAATTCGAAACTCGTTCGACTCTGGCCAAGGCCCTGCCGATCGACGTTTGCAACCTCTGCCACCCGTTCTACACCGGTAAGCAGAAGGTCCTGGACACCGGCGGCCGCGTACAGAAGTTCGCCGATCGCTTCGGCATGTTCGGTGCCAAGAAGTAA
- a CDS encoding thermonuclease family protein — translation MRDAGPMGLALLLKKASLVGAFFMGAIWQLPALAFCAAPVDAQVVSVRQVVDGDTLRLNDGRSVRLIGINAPEIGRKGRSSEAFAEAARQRLQALVKASGGQVGLVPGVEARDKYGRTLAHVYGRSGDNFEAQLLSEGLGYRVAVAPNVALAGCQAQAERAARQAGKGLWRQSPLTPASAVRQSGFALISGKVMDIQRNRGGIWIEIDDSLVLQVPARLQRNFPSSFFTDLKGRSIEARGWVLDRSRKGGLKPGQQRWLLPLTDPSMLERVER, via the coding sequence TTGCGCGACGCTGGCCCGATGGGTTTGGCATTGCTGCTGAAAAAGGCGTCCCTCGTGGGCGCCTTTTTTATGGGCGCGATCTGGCAGTTGCCGGCCCTGGCATTCTGCGCGGCACCGGTCGATGCGCAGGTGGTCAGCGTGCGCCAGGTGGTCGATGGCGATACCTTGCGTCTGAATGATGGCCGCAGTGTTCGCCTGATTGGCATTAATGCACCGGAAATCGGTCGCAAAGGTCGCAGCAGTGAAGCCTTCGCCGAGGCTGCACGGCAGCGCTTGCAGGCCCTGGTCAAGGCCAGCGGCGGGCAGGTGGGGCTGGTTCCTGGCGTCGAGGCGCGGGACAAATATGGCCGTACTCTGGCGCATGTCTACGGCCGCTCTGGCGACAATTTCGAAGCACAACTGCTCAGTGAAGGCCTTGGCTACCGGGTTGCGGTGGCCCCCAACGTCGCGTTGGCCGGCTGCCAGGCGCAGGCCGAGCGCGCCGCTCGTCAGGCCGGTAAAGGCCTGTGGCGGCAATCGCCATTGACCCCGGCAAGCGCCGTGCGTCAGTCCGGTTTTGCCCTGATAAGTGGCAAGGTGATGGATATCCAGCGCAATCGCGGGGGTATCTGGATCGAAATCGACGATTCTCTGGTGCTTCAGGTGCCGGCACGCCTGCAGCGCAATTTCCCCTCTTCGTTCTTCACTGATCTGAAAGGTCGATCGATCGAAGCCCGCGGTTGGGTGCTGGATCGTTCCCGCAAAGGTGGCCTGAAGCCGGGACAGCAACGCTGGTTGCTGCCCCTGACCGATCCGTCGATGCTGGAACGGGTCGAAAGATAA
- the pilM gene encoding pilus assembly protein PilM — MLGRFGMDAGSLLGVEIAPPSIRLVQLHRRKGAWRVRAWALEPLPVGAMLDGWIADPEVVGLALKRALQRSGSRCRQAAVALPAARAISKSISLPAGLADAEVAAQVHDAAEQFIPFDLEDTALDYRLQAPAGANAVSVQVAACHRGLLETLEATFEVAGLNARVLEIDSQALQRAPAVALDAELGHAGSSLDVACALAMGGVRLNLLPWRERRQRLRTRGFQTGCASVVLLVAVASGLIDQHFRGVMQQSLSPPGGQLEPEALRQELRQLQRLQAGRHFAVDVFEQVERAMPDGVYLTALSQEPAVLRLAGMAGSAALVAELADRLKSSSLISTAELQQLSAVEEGHAFELVAALEVAP; from the coding sequence ATGCTTGGACGCTTCGGCATGGATGCCGGTTCACTCCTGGGGGTAGAAATTGCCCCGCCGTCTATCCGACTGGTGCAATTGCACCGGCGCAAAGGCGCGTGGCGCGTGCGGGCCTGGGCGCTTGAACCGCTGCCTGTCGGGGCCATGCTCGACGGCTGGATTGCCGACCCTGAGGTGGTCGGCCTGGCCCTGAAACGCGCGCTGCAGCGCAGTGGCAGCCGCTGTCGGCAAGCCGCCGTGGCCTTGCCGGCGGCGCGGGCTATCAGCAAATCTATAAGCTTGCCGGCGGGTCTGGCCGATGCTGAAGTTGCTGCGCAGGTGCACGATGCCGCTGAGCAGTTCATTCCCTTCGACCTTGAAGACACCGCGCTGGATTACCGGCTGCAGGCGCCGGCTGGCGCTAATGCGGTGAGCGTTCAGGTCGCGGCCTGTCATCGCGGTTTGCTGGAAACACTTGAGGCCACCTTTGAAGTCGCCGGGCTCAATGCACGGGTGCTGGAGATCGATAGCCAGGCGCTGCAGCGTGCTCCGGCAGTAGCGCTCGACGCCGAACTGGGCCACGCGGGCTCGAGCCTGGACGTGGCCTGCGCCCTGGCCATGGGCGGCGTGCGACTTAATTTGTTGCCATGGCGCGAGCGCCGCCAGCGTCTGCGTACTCGAGGGTTTCAGACAGGCTGTGCAAGTGTTGTGCTGCTGGTTGCCGTTGCCAGTGGTCTCATCGACCAGCATTTTCGTGGCGTCATGCAGCAGTCGCTCAGCCCGCCCGGCGGGCAACTGGAGCCCGAGGCTTTGCGGCAGGAACTGAGGCAGTTGCAACGCTTGCAGGCTGGCCGGCATTTCGCCGTGGATGTCTTCGAGCAGGTTGAGCGGGCCATGCCCGATGGCGTGTACCTGACCGCACTGAGCCAGGAGCCAGCTGTGCTGAGGCTTGCCGGCATGGCCGGTTCGGCTGCACTGGTTGCGGAACTGGCAGACCGCCTGAAGTCTTCATCCTTGATCAGTACTGCCGAATTGCAGCAGCTAAGTGCGGTCGAGGAGGGGCATGCGTTTGAGCTGGTAGCAGCCCTTGAGGTTGCACCTTGA
- a CDS encoding malic enzyme-like NAD(P)-binding protein — protein sequence MSDLKTAALEYHAQPRPGKLSVELTKPTATARDLALAYSPGVAEPVREIGRDPELAYKYTGKGNLVAVISDGTAILGLGNLGPLASKPVMEGKGVLFKRFAGIDVFDIEVDSESPQAFIDTVKRISITFGGINLEDIKAPECFEIERALIEQCDIPVFHDDQHGTAIVTAAGMINALEIAGKTLADAKIVCLGAGAAAISCMKLLVSMGAQIENIFMVDRTGVIHAGRDDLNQYKAVFAHATDKRTLADALQGADVFVGLSGPNLLSPEGLKSMAPNPIVFACSNPDPEISPELAHATRNDVIMATGRSDYPNQVNNVLGFPFIFRGALDVRAKRINEEMKIAAANALKDLAKLPVPKEVCAAYGVDALEFGREYIIPKPMDARLITVVSDAVAKAAIETGVATLPYPKNYPLKSVDDVFNG from the coding sequence ATGTCAGATTTGAAAACTGCCGCTCTCGAATACCACGCTCAACCTCGTCCGGGGAAACTGAGCGTCGAGCTCACCAAACCTACCGCGACTGCTCGCGACCTGGCGCTGGCCTACAGCCCTGGCGTGGCTGAGCCGGTTCGCGAAATCGGTCGCGATCCGGAACTGGCCTACAAGTACACCGGCAAGGGCAATCTGGTAGCAGTCATTTCCGACGGCACCGCCATCCTCGGCCTGGGTAACCTCGGCCCACTGGCCTCCAAACCGGTCATGGAAGGCAAGGGCGTTCTGTTCAAGCGTTTCGCCGGTATCGACGTGTTCGACATCGAAGTCGACTCCGAGAGCCCGCAAGCCTTCATCGACACCGTCAAGCGCATCTCGATCACCTTCGGTGGCATCAACCTGGAAGACATCAAGGCGCCAGAGTGCTTTGAAATCGAGCGCGCGCTGATCGAACAGTGCGACATCCCGGTATTCCACGATGACCAGCACGGCACCGCGATCGTTACCGCCGCCGGCATGATCAACGCTCTGGAAATCGCTGGCAAAACCCTGGCCGACGCCAAGATCGTCTGCCTGGGCGCCGGTGCCGCCGCCATCTCCTGCATGAAACTGCTGGTGAGCATGGGCGCACAGATCGAGAACATCTTCATGGTTGACCGTACTGGCGTGATCCACGCTGGCCGTGACGACCTGAACCAGTACAAGGCGGTGTTCGCCCACGCTACCGACAAGCGCACCCTGGCTGACGCCCTGCAAGGCGCTGACGTGTTCGTCGGCCTGTCCGGCCCGAACCTGCTGAGCCCTGAAGGCCTGAAGTCGATGGCGCCGAACCCGATCGTGTTCGCCTGCTCCAACCCTGATCCAGAGATCTCCCCGGAGCTGGCCCACGCCACCCGTAACGACGTGATCATGGCTACCGGTCGTTCCGACTACCCGAACCAGGTCAACAACGTACTGGGCTTCCCGTTCATCTTCCGCGGTGCCCTGGACGTTCGCGCCAAGCGCATCAACGAAGAAATGAAGATCGCTGCCGCCAACGCCCTGAAGGACCTGGCCAAGCTGCCAGTGCCTAAGGAAGTCTGCGCAGCCTACGGCGTCGACGCCCTGGAATTCGGTCGTGAGTACATCATTCCGAAGCCAATGGACGCTCGTCTGATCACCGTGGTTTCCGATGCCGTGGCCAAGGCCGCGATCGAGACTGGTGTGGCGACCCTGCCGTATCCGAAGAACTACCCGCTGAAAAGCGTGGATGACGTGTTCAACGGCTAA
- the pilQ gene encoding type IV pilus secretin PilQ codes for MGKGAVVGALIGCCLSAGAFAGKQQYGGEPLSLNFQDVEVRTVLQVLADFSGVNLVASDAVQGKVTLRLQDVPWDQALELVLRSKGLEQRKDGNVLLVAPLAELAGSAPSRRELIPIHHARATDIAELFHSLMAHEAGGASHGSLSVDERTNTLVASQSPERLEELRRLIGELDVPVRQVMIEARIVEANVDFEKSLGVRWGGQVQLGKGLSLGGGDTFVDLGADRASSSIGFGLVRNSALLDLELSAMERTGNGEIISQPKVVTADKETARILKGTEVPYQETSGSGATSVTFREASLSLEVTPQITPDNRVIMVVKVTKDEPDYLNALDHVPAIRKNEVNAKVRINDGETIVIGGVYSTVQSKVVDKVPFFGDVPYVGRLFRRDVLQEKKSELLVFLTPRIMSDQAIAVSR; via the coding sequence ATGGGCAAGGGGGCTGTGGTTGGGGCGCTGATAGGCTGTTGCCTGTCTGCCGGCGCGTTTGCGGGCAAGCAACAGTACGGCGGTGAGCCGTTGTCATTGAATTTTCAGGATGTCGAGGTGCGTACGGTACTGCAGGTGCTGGCTGATTTTTCCGGGGTCAACCTGGTGGCCAGTGATGCGGTGCAGGGCAAGGTGACCTTGCGCTTGCAGGATGTGCCCTGGGACCAGGCGCTGGAGCTGGTGCTGCGCAGCAAGGGCCTGGAGCAGCGCAAGGATGGCAATGTATTGCTGGTCGCACCGCTTGCCGAACTGGCCGGGTCCGCGCCGTCGCGGCGCGAGCTGATACCGATCCACCACGCCAGGGCCACCGATATCGCCGAGCTTTTCCACAGCCTGATGGCCCATGAGGCCGGCGGCGCCAGCCATGGTTCGCTGAGTGTCGATGAGCGCACCAACACCCTGGTCGCCAGCCAGTCGCCGGAACGTCTGGAAGAGCTGCGCAGGTTGATCGGCGAACTCGATGTGCCGGTACGCCAGGTCATGATCGAGGCGCGGATCGTCGAGGCCAACGTCGATTTTGAAAAGAGCCTGGGTGTGCGCTGGGGTGGCCAGGTGCAGTTGGGCAAGGGCTTGAGCCTGGGTGGTGGCGATACCTTCGTCGACCTTGGCGCGGACCGGGCATCGTCGAGTATCGGCTTTGGCCTGGTGCGCAACAGTGCGCTGCTCGACCTGGAACTGAGCGCCATGGAGCGCACCGGCAACGGCGAAATCATTTCCCAGCCCAAGGTCGTCACCGCTGACAAGGAAACTGCGCGGATCCTCAAGGGCACCGAGGTGCCGTATCAGGAAACCAGCGGCAGCGGCGCTACCTCGGTGACCTTCCGCGAGGCCTCGCTGTCCCTTGAGGTCACCCCGCAGATCACCCCGGACAACCGTGTAATCATGGTGGTCAAGGTGACCAAGGACGAGCCCGACTACCTCAACGCCCTGGATCACGTGCCGGCGATCCGTAAAAACGAGGTCAACGCCAAGGTGCGTATCAATGATGGCGAGACCATCGTCATCGGCGGCGTGTACTCGACGGTGCAAAGTAAAGTTGTCGACAAGGTGCCATTTTTCGGCGATGTGCCGTATGTTGGGCGGCTGTTTCGTCGCGATGTTCTACAAGAGAAAAAATCCGAGCTGCTGGTCTTCCTGACTCCGCGTATCATGAGTGACCAGGCGATTGCTGTGAGTCGTTGA
- the aroB gene encoding 3-dehydroquinate synthase: MQTLKVELGERSYPIYIGEGLLDQPELLAPHIAGRQVAIVSNETVAPLYLERLSKTLGAYSVLPVVLPDGEAYKNWETLQLIFDALLTARHDRRTTVVALGGGVIGDIAGFAAACYQRGVDFIQVPTTLLSQVDSSVGGKTGINHPLGKNMVGAFYQPNAVLIDTRSLNSLPPRELSAGLAEVIKYGLICDEPFLGWLEEHMQALRGVDQVALTEAIRRSCAAKAAVVGADERESGVRATLNLGHTFGHAIETHMGYGVWLHGEAVAAGTVMALEMSMRLGWISQQERDRGIRLFQNAGLPVVPPAEMTPAQFMEHMAVDKKVLDGRLRLVLLRRMGEAVVTDDYPKEILQATLAADYRAIVAQL; the protein is encoded by the coding sequence ATGCAGACACTAAAGGTCGAATTGGGCGAGCGTAGCTACCCGATCTACATTGGCGAAGGCCTGCTGGATCAACCTGAACTGCTGGCGCCGCATATCGCTGGCCGGCAGGTCGCCATCGTGTCCAACGAGACTGTCGCACCCCTCTATCTCGAACGCCTGAGCAAGACCCTGGGTGCCTATTCGGTACTGCCGGTGGTGTTGCCCGACGGCGAGGCCTACAAGAACTGGGAAACCCTGCAGTTGATCTTCGATGCGCTGCTGACCGCCCGCCACGACCGCCGCACTACCGTGGTAGCGCTTGGCGGCGGGGTGATCGGCGACATAGCCGGCTTTGCCGCCGCCTGCTACCAGCGCGGCGTGGATTTCATCCAGGTGCCGACTACCTTGTTGTCTCAGGTCGATTCGTCGGTAGGGGGCAAGACCGGCATCAACCACCCGCTGGGCAAGAACATGGTCGGTGCCTTCTATCAGCCCAACGCGGTGCTGATCGACACCCGCAGCCTCAATAGCCTGCCGCCGCGCGAGCTGTCGGCAGGCCTGGCCGAAGTGATCAAATACGGCCTGATTTGTGACGAACCCTTCCTGGGCTGGCTCGAAGAGCATATGCAGGCCTTGCGCGGCGTTGACCAGGTGGCGCTGACCGAGGCCATTCGTCGTTCCTGCGCGGCCAAGGCTGCGGTAGTGGGCGCCGATGAGCGCGAGTCGGGCGTGCGTGCCACGCTGAACCTGGGCCACACCTTCGGTCACGCCATCGAGACCCACATGGGCTATGGTGTGTGGCTTCACGGTGAGGCCGTCGCGGCGGGCACTGTAATGGCCCTGGAAATGTCCATGCGCCTGGGCTGGATCAGCCAGCAGGAGCGTGACCGTGGTATCCGTCTGTTCCAGAACGCAGGCTTGCCGGTGGTGCCGCCCGCCGAGATGACCCCGGCGCAGTTCATGGAACACATGGCAGTAGATAAAAAGGTACTCGACGGTCGTCTGCGTCTGGTCCTGCTGCGCCGCATGGGCGAAGCGGTGGTCACCGACGACTATCCGAAAGAGATTCTTCAGGCCACGCTGGCCGCGGATTACCGCGCGATCGTGGCCCAGCTTTGA
- the aroK gene encoding shikimate kinase AroK, whose translation MRNLILVGPMGAGKSTIGRLLAKELRLPFKDSDKEIELRTGANIPWIFDKEGEPGFRDREQAMIAELCAFDGVVLATGGGAVMRDANRQALHAGGRVVYLHASVEQQVGRTSRDRNRPLLRTANPEATLRALLEVRDPLYREIADLVVETDERPPRMVVQDILERLQKLPPR comes from the coding sequence GTGCGAAATTTGATACTTGTGGGGCCGATGGGTGCTGGCAAAAGCACCATCGGCCGCCTGCTGGCCAAAGAGCTGCGCCTGCCGTTCAAGGATTCCGACAAGGAAATTGAATTGCGCACCGGCGCCAATATCCCGTGGATCTTCGATAAGGAAGGCGAGCCGGGCTTTCGTGACCGCGAGCAGGCGATGATCGCCGAGCTCTGCGCGTTCGATGGCGTGGTGCTGGCTACCGGTGGCGGCGCGGTAATGCGCGATGCCAACCGTCAGGCCCTGCATGCCGGCGGGCGAGTGGTGTACCTGCACGCCTCGGTCGAGCAGCAGGTCGGGCGCACCTCGCGTGATCGCAACCGGCCGTTGCTGCGCACCGCCAACCCGGAGGCGACTTTGCGCGCGCTGCTGGAAGTTCGCGACCCGCTATATCGCGAGATCGCCGATCTGGTGGTGGAAACCGACGAACGGCCACCGCGAATGGTGGTGCAGGATATTCTCGAGCGCTTGCAGAAGTTGCCGCCCCGTTAA